The following coding sequences lie in one Timaviella obliquedivisa GSE-PSE-MK23-08B genomic window:
- a CDS encoding class A beta-lactamase-related serine hydrolase, giving the protein MAFFRRDQQLEHWGDRILSATWAQFPALARTQIALTWLVYDAPVPVNTGGALTPQEFWQHSVRGFTYRGVERIYPASVVKLFYLVAVHEWLEKAMLSSSAELERAVRDMIVDSSNDATSLVIDMLTGTTSGPELPSEPFESWKTQRNIINRYFQSLGWVELEGINVNHKTWCDGAYGREQAFLGKGRENQNLLTTDATAKLLHSIMGGVAVSAKRSQIMMGLMKRSLEPRDLAANPENQVTGFLGGGVPANAQLWSKAGLTSQVRHDAAYIEIPEQRPYLLVVFTEGKPHSTNDAILPFVSQQIVEAVREL; this is encoded by the coding sequence ATGGCTTTTTTCCGGCGAGATCAACAATTAGAGCACTGGGGCGATCGCATTTTATCGGCAACTTGGGCACAATTCCCAGCCTTAGCACGTACTCAAATTGCCCTAACTTGGTTGGTATACGATGCCCCTGTACCCGTCAACACAGGTGGAGCGCTCACACCTCAAGAGTTTTGGCAGCACTCAGTACGGGGTTTTACGTACCGGGGCGTAGAACGGATTTATCCGGCTAGCGTGGTTAAGTTGTTCTATCTTGTCGCAGTTCATGAATGGCTAGAAAAAGCGATGCTTTCGTCGTCAGCCGAACTGGAACGAGCAGTGCGCGACATGATTGTCGATTCCAGCAATGATGCGACGAGTTTAGTCATAGATATGCTGACTGGAACAACCAGCGGTCCCGAATTACCTAGTGAACCCTTTGAAAGTTGGAAGACTCAACGAAATATTATCAATCGCTATTTTCAGTCTTTAGGCTGGGTGGAGTTAGAGGGCATCAACGTTAACCATAAGACTTGGTGTGATGGCGCGTATGGTCGAGAGCAGGCATTTCTGGGCAAGGGGCGGGAAAACCAAAACCTGTTAACGACCGATGCCACGGCAAAGCTGTTGCATAGCATCATGGGTGGAGTGGCAGTTTCGGCAAAGCGATCGCAGATCATGATGGGACTCATGAAGCGCAGCCTAGAGCCCAGAGATTTAGCAGCTAACCCCGAAAACCAAGTTACTGGATTTTTAGGAGGCGGAGTTCCTGCCAATGCCCAGCTTTGGTCAAAAGCTGGACTGACTAGCCAAGTTCGCCACGATGCTGCCTATATTGAAATTCCTGAGCAACGCCCTTACCTTCTCGTGGTTTTTACAGAAGGAAAGCCCCACAGTACAAATGATGCAATTCTGCCATTTGTTTCTCAGCAGATTGTGGAAGCAGTAAGAGAACTTTGA
- a CDS encoding C40 family peptidase produces the protein MVTLPQLQAAFDTGHPLEYECLANLNLYDSPELQSLATQAIAGRQLRLHPLPPEQARKIQGQAIQVCLCEDDYPGWLPLEDIDLIEVAEAAYQPTPTLSASEIQARIPQIIAYTQAAMSQPNFYLWGGTVGANYDCSGLIQAAFMVNGIWLPRDAYQQEDFVQKVTLEMIQPGDLIFFGTPLKATHVALHVGERCYIHSSGKAQGRNGIGIDVLSAQGDEVSRAYYQQFRSVGRVVECYLPRNVPA, from the coding sequence ATGGTCACCCTGCCCCAACTTCAAGCTGCCTTTGATACAGGTCATCCTCTCGAATATGAGTGTTTAGCAAATCTTAATCTCTATGATTCGCCTGAACTTCAGAGTCTTGCTACTCAGGCGATCGCTGGACGACAACTGCGCTTGCATCCATTACCCCCTGAACAAGCCAGAAAAATTCAAGGGCAAGCCATCCAAGTTTGCTTGTGCGAAGACGATTATCCGGGCTGGCTACCGTTAGAAGATATTGATTTGATCGAAGTCGCAGAAGCAGCGTATCAGCCAACGCCAACGCTTTCAGCATCCGAAATTCAAGCTCGCATCCCCCAAATTATTGCCTACACTCAGGCTGCTATGTCTCAGCCCAATTTCTATCTTTGGGGCGGTACTGTAGGCGCAAACTACGACTGTTCAGGGTTGATTCAAGCTGCATTTATGGTCAATGGCATTTGGTTGCCCAGAGATGCGTATCAGCAAGAAGATTTTGTCCAAAAGGTTACTCTTGAGATGATTCAGCCAGGAGACTTAATTTTTTTTGGAACACCTCTAAAAGCAACCCACGTTGCCCTTCACGTCGGCGAAAGGTGCTACATTCACAGTTCAGGAAAAGCTCAGGGGCGAAACGGCATTGGCATTGATGTTTTGTCGGCTCAAGGTGATGAAGTGAGCCGAGCCTATTACCAACAGTTTCGGAGTGTAGGGCGGGTTGTTGAGTGCTATTTGCCCAGAAACGTTCCTGCTTAA
- a CDS encoding Crp/Fnr family transcriptional regulator, with product MYSVSSQPENSRPFLTWQRILDWAQEHYRCRTFNKDERIPARAGLLYLVQRGSVRLVGEAQVTANTSSSRVPRINSEEAFLGFVGAGQPFEIVAQSPFNLQSFAHVDQTSVIWLYWHDLDNWPHFRREVLDAFRYQHQRKLLWLSTLGQRRTIDRLLGFLTLLIEEFGEPCEAGYCLPWTLTHAQIGSAIGSTRVTVTRLMGKLRQRGLIRTYGDNLLCLPAESVVPQRPQQQ from the coding sequence ATGTATTCAGTATCATCTCAACCTGAGAATTCTCGCCCTTTTCTAACCTGGCAACGGATTTTAGATTGGGCACAGGAACATTACCGCTGTCGCACTTTTAACAAAGATGAGCGAATTCCCGCCCGTGCTGGTTTGCTTTATCTCGTTCAAAGAGGCTCTGTTCGTCTCGTTGGAGAGGCACAAGTTACGGCTAATACCAGTAGTTCTCGCGTTCCTCGGATTAATTCAGAAGAAGCTTTTTTAGGCTTTGTTGGCGCTGGTCAACCCTTTGAAATTGTGGCGCAGTCGCCCTTCAATCTTCAAAGCTTTGCCCATGTTGACCAAACTTCAGTGATCTGGCTCTACTGGCACGATTTAGACAATTGGCCTCATTTTCGTCGGGAAGTGTTGGATGCGTTTCGCTACCAACATCAGCGTAAGCTCCTGTGGCTGAGCACGTTAGGTCAACGGCGAACGATCGATCGCCTCCTTGGATTTCTCACTCTTTTGATTGAAGAATTCGGTGAGCCTTGTGAGGCAGGGTACTGTCTACCTTGGACGTTGACTCATGCTCAGATTGGGAGTGCGATCGGTTCGACCCGCGTAACGGTAACTCGCTTAATGGGTAAGCTCCGTCAGCGAGGGCTGATCCGTACATACGGAGATAACTTGCTCTGCTTACCTGCCGAATCAGTTGTGCCACAACGCCCGCAGCAGCAATAG
- a CDS encoding ABC transporter substrate-binding protein, whose product MSQKNDTPALILSLLVTLALIGGGLWWFANRFGAGQPLPTNPAQAPNANSDPNNSLSLKDRLSLGEKLLVVEGASTDKKNGVAAIAAQNWSGAIASFQAALQSDRNDPESLIYLNNAKIGAQTAYTIAVSVPATESINPALEILRGVAQAQSQVNQAGGINGTPLKVLIVNDDNDPNTSKEVATALVQDASVLGVIGHFGSDATLAAGAIYQKGGLVMISPTSTSVQISSLGNAVYRTVPSDRFTASALSRYMLNTLQKQNAAVYYNSASSYSKSLKEEFTTALTSDGGAIAAEYDLASPAFRAAESVEQALQQGAQVLVLAANTATLTPALEVIAANRQRLQVLGGDSLYTPKVLQTGESAAGMVVAVPWILLSNPNAPFAQESRQLWGGDVNWRTAMAYDAAMTLVEGLKSGGDRQAVLQTIARPGFSFQGATGTVKFLPSGDRNQPMQLVVIQAGGRSGYGYDFVPAP is encoded by the coding sequence ATGTCTCAGAAAAACGATACTCCTGCGCTCATTTTGTCTCTGTTGGTTACCTTAGCTTTAATTGGAGGCGGGTTATGGTGGTTTGCCAATCGCTTCGGAGCAGGGCAACCCCTGCCTACTAATCCCGCCCAAGCGCCTAACGCTAACTCTGATCCTAATAATTCTTTATCTCTGAAAGATCGCCTGAGTTTAGGCGAGAAGCTGCTCGTAGTAGAGGGAGCTTCGACTGATAAGAAAAATGGAGTGGCGGCGATCGCGGCTCAGAACTGGTCAGGGGCGATTGCCTCTTTCCAAGCTGCCTTGCAAAGCGATCGCAATGACCCAGAATCTTTGATTTACCTGAACAATGCCAAAATTGGCGCTCAGACGGCTTATACCATTGCGGTTTCTGTTCCTGCCACTGAATCTATCAACCCAGCATTGGAAATCTTGCGGGGGGTGGCTCAAGCCCAGTCCCAAGTGAATCAGGCGGGCGGCATCAACGGCACACCGTTAAAGGTGCTGATTGTTAACGATGATAATGACCCTAACACGTCTAAGGAGGTCGCAACAGCGTTAGTTCAGGATGCTTCAGTGTTAGGTGTGATTGGGCATTTTGGCAGTGATGCCACTCTAGCCGCCGGAGCGATTTATCAAAAAGGAGGACTGGTGATGATTTCACCGACCAGTACCTCGGTACAAATTTCGAGTCTGGGGAATGCAGTATACCGGACAGTACCCAGCGATCGCTTTACGGCATCAGCACTTTCGCGCTATATGCTCAACACCCTGCAAAAGCAAAATGCGGCAGTTTATTACAATTCTGCAAGCTCTTACAGCAAGTCTCTTAAAGAAGAATTTACGACAGCATTGACTAGCGACGGGGGGGCGATCGCGGCTGAATATGACTTGGCAAGTCCAGCATTTAGAGCGGCTGAGTCCGTCGAGCAAGCTCTCCAGCAGGGCGCACAGGTGTTAGTACTGGCAGCCAACACCGCCACGCTCACTCCAGCGCTAGAGGTGATTGCGGCGAACCGGCAGCGGCTGCAAGTTTTGGGGGGAGACAGTTTATATACTCCCAAGGTGTTGCAAACGGGTGAATCGGCAGCGGGTATGGTTGTGGCGGTTCCGTGGATTTTATTGTCGAATCCTAACGCGCCTTTTGCCCAGGAGTCGCGGCAGCTTTGGGGGGGTGATGTGAACTGGCGAACGGCAATGGCATACGATGCAGCGATGACGCTAGTGGAGGGGTTAAAGAGTGGCGGCGATCGCCAAGCCGTCTTGCAAACCATTGCCCGACCCGGTTTCTCGTTCCAAGGCGCAACGGGTACAGTCAAGTTTTTACCATCGGGCGATCGGAATCAGCCAATGCAGCTTGTTGTCATTCAAGCTGGAGGGCGATCGGGCTACGGCTACGATTTTGTACCGGCACCGTAG
- a CDS encoding serine/threonine protein kinase gives MEICCTRPSCPRPVNHFADLDDLTTLKTIQQKFCTTCGMPLMLLGRYLPVRLLGRGGFGAAYLARDRYTPAMRQCVVKQFQPSGDLSADQLQLAHSLFEREGQVLEQLGNHPQIPDLLAFFDLDVPNRNASKPDRFFYLVQEFIDGQNMEEELAQKGKFSESGVTELLEEILKVLKFVHENGSIHRDIKPSNIMRRRDGRFYLLDFGAVKQVTTAPLAGQAGRASTGIYSMGFAPPEQMQGSMVYPATDLYALAVTCLMLLTAKDPSELYDAYSNSWKWQSEVKVSDRLAKVFDRMLLPTPSQRFQSADDVVAALKPTNSPAPIAPKPAPAPIPAPAAIAPKSPPAPLPPAPSASTLPPAPIAPAPAALGKRRSFSTLEILGGAAFTGFEGGLLAIALASLFGTAFNPSFWLVLAGVLGVMVFAQSRRWIEKVDLMIIAAITLALVLFVPFLSGILGTLGGIGTPTAVILLVSVFSALISVAVATVFRLIYNLLSRLF, from the coding sequence ATGGAAATTTGCTGCACTCGTCCTAGTTGTCCTCGTCCTGTTAATCATTTCGCGGATTTAGATGATTTAACTACCCTAAAAACTATTCAGCAGAAGTTTTGTACGACTTGTGGAATGCCGCTGATGCTATTGGGGCGGTACTTGCCTGTGCGCCTATTGGGTCGGGGTGGCTTTGGAGCAGCGTATTTAGCGCGCGATCGCTATACGCCTGCCATGCGCCAATGCGTAGTCAAGCAATTCCAGCCTTCAGGTGATTTATCTGCCGATCAACTGCAACTCGCACACAGCTTATTTGAGCGGGAAGGGCAGGTTTTAGAGCAACTGGGCAACCACCCCCAAATTCCTGATCTTTTGGCCTTTTTCGACTTGGATGTGCCGAACCGCAATGCTAGTAAGCCCGATCGCTTTTTTTACCTCGTCCAAGAGTTCATTGACGGGCAGAATATGGAAGAAGAACTGGCTCAAAAGGGTAAGTTTTCTGAGTCAGGTGTGACTGAACTGCTAGAAGAAATCCTTAAGGTGCTGAAGTTTGTCCACGAGAACGGCTCCATTCACCGAGATATTAAGCCCTCAAACATTATGCGTCGGCGGGATGGGCGATTTTACCTACTCGATTTTGGAGCAGTCAAGCAGGTCACAACGGCTCCGCTGGCAGGACAAGCCGGGAGAGCCTCTACAGGTATTTACTCAATGGGGTTTGCACCGCCAGAGCAGATGCAGGGCAGTATGGTCTATCCAGCCACTGATTTATATGCGTTGGCAGTGACTTGCCTGATGTTACTGACGGCAAAAGACCCTAGCGAACTTTACGATGCCTACAGCAATAGCTGGAAATGGCAATCCGAAGTAAAAGTTAGCGATCGCCTCGCCAAAGTATTTGACCGAATGCTGCTGCCCACTCCCAGTCAGCGATTTCAATCAGCAGATGATGTAGTTGCTGCACTGAAGCCAACAAATTCTCCTGCCCCGATCGCACCTAAGCCTGCCCCTGCACCTATTCCGGCTCCTGCCGCGATCGCGCCTAAATCACCTCCAGCGCCACTGCCTCCAGCGCCATCAGCTTCAACACTGCCTCCTGCCCCGATCGCGCCTGCGCCTGCTGCCTTAGGTAAACGCCGTTCTTTTTCAACGTTAGAAATTTTGGGTGGCGCTGCGTTTACGGGGTTTGAGGGAGGACTGTTGGCGATCGCCCTTGCCAGCCTCTTTGGAACTGCCTTTAATCCTAGCTTTTGGCTAGTTTTAGCAGGAGTTTTGGGAGTCATGGTGTTTGCCCAATCGCGGCGCTGGATTGAGAAGGTTGATTTGATGATTATTGCTGCAATTACGCTGGCATTAGTCCTATTTGTTCCTTTCTTAAGCGGGATTTTGGGCACATTAGGAGGTATAGGAACGCCAACTGCGGTGATTTTACTGGTGTCCGTATTTTCAGCATTAATATCAGTGGCAGTGGCAACGGTATTTCGTCTAATTTACAATCTGCTCTCTCGGTTGTTTTAG
- a CDS encoding LysR family transcriptional regulator has translation MSDLPFTLDQLRILKAIAAEGSFKRAADSLYVSQPAVSLQVQNLERQLDVPLFDRGGRRAQLTEAGHLLLSYGDRILSLCQETCRAIEDLQNLQGGTLIVGASQTTGTYLLPRMLGLFRQKYPDVAVQLHVHSTRRTAWSVANGQIDLAIIGGEIPPELHDSLDIIPYAEDEMALILPVFHPLARAGHIEKDDLYKLQFIALDSQSTIRKVIDQVLTRCGIDTRRLKIEMELNTIEAIKNAVQAGLGAAFVSISAIEKELQMGVLHRSRIEGVVVNRTLSVIVNPNRYRSKAAEAFTAEILPQFATYKPAPPEENGAKLETLAPLTLETT, from the coding sequence ATGTCTGATCTTCCTTTTACTTTGGATCAGTTACGCATTCTTAAGGCGATCGCCGCTGAAGGAAGTTTTAAGCGGGCTGCTGATAGTCTTTACGTGTCTCAACCAGCCGTTAGTCTCCAGGTGCAAAACCTGGAACGACAGCTTGATGTCCCGCTGTTTGACCGAGGTGGTAGACGGGCACAGCTAACAGAAGCCGGGCATCTCCTGCTCAGTTATGGCGATCGCATTCTCAGCCTTTGTCAAGAAACCTGTCGGGCGATCGAAGATTTACAAAATCTGCAAGGCGGCACGCTGATTGTCGGCGCTAGTCAAACCACAGGCACCTATCTATTGCCCCGAATGCTTGGGCTGTTTCGCCAAAAGTATCCCGATGTAGCCGTACAACTTCACGTTCACTCCACTCGACGCACTGCCTGGAGCGTTGCCAACGGGCAAATTGATTTGGCAATTATTGGCGGCGAGATTCCGCCTGAACTCCATGACTCCCTCGACATTATTCCCTACGCCGAAGATGAAATGGCACTGATTCTGCCTGTGTTTCATCCGTTGGCAAGGGCAGGACATATTGAAAAAGACGATTTGTACAAACTTCAGTTCATTGCTCTGGACTCTCAATCGACTATTCGCAAGGTGATTGACCAAGTGTTAACTCGCTGTGGCATTGACACGCGACGGCTGAAAATTGAGATGGAATTAAACACAATTGAAGCGATTAAGAATGCGGTTCAAGCGGGGCTGGGCGCTGCCTTTGTTTCTATTTCTGCCATTGAGAAGGAATTGCAGATGGGTGTGCTGCATCGCTCTCGAATTGAAGGTGTAGTCGTCAACCGGACTTTATCCGTCATCGTTAATCCTAATCGCTATCGGTCTAAGGCAGCTGAAGCATTTACCGCCGAGATTTTGCCCCAGTTTGCAACGTATAAGCCTGCTCCGCCCGAAGAAAACGGTGCTAAGCTCGAAACCCTGGCTCCCCTGACGCTGGAAACAACTTAG
- a CDS encoding (2Fe-2S)-binding protein translates to MAKTVRLEPIAQDTSVTTNDNLLSVLLNKDLDVLRECGGRGMCATCHIYVREGMEGLSPINRREQRTLEVITSCKTNSRLACQACVLSNGVVVELPAGMYINSIKDIEDLIGRRAEQNLLHSVTGQVLVEQGKLITRSMLKQIETTTNFQFSEFFNKSNDI, encoded by the coding sequence ATGGCTAAAACTGTCAGATTAGAACCGATCGCCCAAGACACTTCTGTTACAACTAACGACAACCTGCTGTCAGTTTTGCTCAACAAAGACCTAGACGTATTGCGAGAGTGCGGCGGACGCGGCATGTGCGCCACCTGCCATATTTATGTACGCGAGGGCATGGAAGGGCTTTCTCCTATTAACCGCCGCGAACAACGGACGCTGGAAGTCATTACCTCCTGCAAAACTAATTCGCGTCTCGCTTGCCAGGCCTGTGTCTTGAGCAATGGGGTGGTAGTGGAGTTGCCTGCGGGAATGTACATTAACTCCATTAAAGACATTGAGGATTTAATTGGGCGACGGGCTGAGCAAAACTTATTGCACTCGGTGACAGGACAAGTGTTAGTAGAACAAGGAAAATTGATCACGCGATCGATGCTCAAGCAAATTGAGACCACCACAAACTTTCAGTTCTCAGAGTTTTTTAACAAGAGTAACGATATCTAG
- the sigC gene encoding RNA polymerase sigma factor SigC yields MTAQNSYADADYESPSVVHFQRRDDDELEPDVDQLEQDVVSLELEYSDSAGLNKNAGRRTTDLVRLYLQEIGRVHLLGRDEEVSEAQNVQRYMGLVERRNVAAEGDPQIKQYVQLIEAHDRLASTLGHRPSWERWASEGGVSVTELKPILAAGKRRWAEIVEVAVEELDRIKAEGTRAKDHMIKANLRLVVSVAKKYQNRGLELLDLIQEGTLGLERAVEKFDPTKGYRFSTYAYWWIRQGITRAIATQSRTIRLPVHITEKLNKIKKAQRKISQEKGRVPTLEDIAVELDMTATQVREVLLRVPRAVSLETKVGKDRDTELGDLLETDGISPEDMLMREALHRDLQQLLTDLTSREQDVIKMRFGLGDGQPYSLAEIGRALDLSRERVRQIEAKALQKLRQPKRRNRVRDYLEALT; encoded by the coding sequence ATGACAGCACAAAACAGTTACGCTGATGCAGACTACGAATCACCTAGCGTCGTTCACTTTCAACGACGCGACGACGATGAACTCGAACCTGATGTTGACCAGCTTGAGCAAGATGTGGTCAGTCTCGAACTTGAGTATTCTGACTCGGCAGGTCTGAACAAAAACGCAGGTCGCCGCACCACCGATCTTGTGCGTCTTTATCTTCAAGAAATTGGTCGCGTCCACCTTCTGGGCAGAGACGAAGAAGTTTCTGAAGCACAAAATGTTCAGCGTTACATGGGTCTAGTCGAGCGCCGCAACGTTGCTGCTGAAGGTGATCCGCAAATCAAGCAATATGTTCAGCTTATCGAGGCACACGATCGCCTTGCTTCCACATTAGGTCATCGCCCATCCTGGGAGCGTTGGGCATCTGAAGGGGGCGTTTCGGTAACTGAACTTAAGCCCATTTTGGCAGCAGGCAAACGCCGCTGGGCAGAAATTGTCGAGGTCGCAGTTGAAGAGCTAGACCGCATTAAAGCAGAAGGCACTCGCGCCAAAGATCACATGATCAAAGCTAACCTGCGTCTGGTCGTCTCTGTTGCCAAAAAATATCAGAACCGAGGTTTAGAGCTCCTTGACCTGATTCAAGAAGGAACTTTGGGCTTAGAGCGAGCAGTTGAAAAGTTTGATCCTACTAAAGGCTATCGGTTCAGCACCTATGCTTACTGGTGGATTCGTCAGGGCATTACCCGGGCGATCGCCACGCAAAGTCGCACCATCCGCCTTCCCGTTCACATTACTGAAAAGTTAAACAAAATTAAAAAGGCACAGCGCAAAATTTCTCAAGAAAAGGGAAGAGTGCCCACCCTAGAAGATATTGCAGTTGAGCTAGACATGACTGCTACCCAAGTCCGCGAGGTGCTACTACGCGTTCCTCGTGCAGTTTCCCTAGAAACGAAAGTCGGCAAAGATCGCGACACCGAGCTAGGCGACCTATTAGAAACTGATGGGATTTCCCCTGAAGACATGTTGATGCGGGAAGCACTCCACCGAGACTTACAGCAGCTTCTAACCGACCTGACCAGCCGGGAGCAAGATGTAATTAAAATGCGATTTGGTTTGGGCGATGGTCAGCCTTACTCGTTAGCCGAGATTGGACGCGCTCTTGACCTATCGCGCGAACGAGTTCGCCAAATTGAGGCAAAGGCATTGCAAAAGCTGCGCCAACCTAAGCGGCGCAACCGAGTCAGAGATTATCTAGAAGCCCTGACTTAA
- a CDS encoding NADP-dependent isocitrate dehydrogenase, translated as MYEKITPPAIGSRITFKEGEPIVPDDPIIPFIRGDGTGVDIWPASQRVFDAAVEKAYGGDRKLVWFKVYAGDEACDVYGTYQYLPEDTLTAIREFGVAIKGPLTTPIGGGIRSLNVALRQIHDLYTCVRPCKYYAGTPSPHKTPEKLDVIVYRENTEDIYLGIEWKQGSELGDRLIKLLNTDFIPATPEHGKKQIPLDSGIGIKPISKTGSQRLVRRAMKHALRLPKAKQMVTLVHKGNIMKYTEGAFRDWGYELATTEFRNECVTEQESWILDNQAQNPDLSVEDNARKIEPGYDSLTPEKKEKICQEVQAVLTAIGKTHGNGQWKDKIMVNDRIADSIFQQIQTRPDEYSILATMNLNGDYLSDAAAAIVGGLGMGPGANIGDACAIFEATHGTAPKHAGLDRINPGSVILSGVMMLEYLGWQEAADLIKQGLGKAIAAGEVTYDLARMMEPPVQPLKCSEFAEAIVKYF; from the coding sequence ATGTACGAAAAAATCACACCCCCCGCGATCGGCTCTCGCATTACCTTTAAAGAGGGTGAACCTATTGTTCCAGATGATCCCATTATTCCTTTTATTCGAGGCGATGGGACAGGGGTAGATATTTGGCCTGCCTCGCAGCGCGTATTTGATGCAGCAGTAGAAAAAGCCTATGGGGGCGATCGCAAGCTGGTTTGGTTTAAGGTTTATGCTGGAGATGAAGCCTGTGATGTCTATGGCACCTATCAGTATTTGCCAGAAGATACTTTGACAGCAATCCGAGAATTTGGTGTGGCGATCAAGGGGCCCTTGACTACACCGATTGGCGGAGGGATTCGATCGCTCAACGTAGCGCTTCGCCAGATCCACGATCTTTATACCTGCGTTCGCCCTTGTAAGTATTATGCTGGAACGCCTTCGCCTCACAAAACGCCAGAAAAGCTAGACGTGATTGTTTACCGGGAAAATACTGAAGATATCTATCTAGGCATTGAGTGGAAGCAGGGCAGCGAATTGGGCGATCGCCTGATCAAGCTCCTCAACACCGACTTTATTCCTGCTACGCCTGAACACGGCAAAAAACAAATTCCCCTCGATTCTGGTATTGGCATTAAGCCCATCAGCAAAACAGGCTCCCAGCGATTAGTGCGACGCGCCATGAAACATGCTCTGCGGTTACCCAAAGCCAAGCAAATGGTGACTCTAGTCCACAAGGGCAACATTATGAAGTACACCGAAGGGGCATTCCGCGACTGGGGCTACGAACTGGCAACGACTGAATTTCGCAATGAATGTGTTACGGAGCAAGAATCGTGGATTTTGGATAACCAGGCGCAAAACCCTGATTTAAGTGTGGAAGACAATGCCCGCAAAATTGAACCGGGTTACGATTCCCTGACTCCTGAAAAGAAGGAAAAGATCTGCCAAGAAGTCCAGGCAGTTTTGACGGCTATTGGGAAAACCCACGGCAACGGGCAATGGAAAGACAAAATTATGGTCAACGATCGCATCGCCGACAGCATCTTTCAACAAATTCAAACTCGCCCCGATGAATACTCTATTCTGGCAACCATGAACCTGAACGGCGATTACTTGTCGGATGCAGCAGCAGCGATCGTCGGAGGCTTGGGCATGGGCCCTGGCGCAAACATTGGTGATGCCTGTGCCATTTTTGAAGCCACCCACGGCACCGCGCCTAAGCACGCAGGACTAGACCGGATTAATCCGGGTTCAGTAATTCTTTCGGGCGTGATGATGCTGGAGTATCTGGGCTGGCAAGAAGCAGCGGATTTAATTAAGCAGGGCTTAGGAAAGGCGATCGCGGCTGGAGAAGTCACGTATGATTTGGCGCGCATGATGGAGCCTCCAGTACAACCGTTGAAGTGTTCGGAGTTCGCAGAGGCGATCGTTAAGTATTTTTAG